From Plasmodium yoelii strain 17X genome assembly, chromosome: 7, one genomic window encodes:
- a CDS encoding heat shock protein ClpB gives MQKNFIAFFVIISVSFLCKQGDGKRRFESRLNASNIDNIINNNNILNPFGIARKRIRKNEAFINSNLKGDDILKRDKKKGFKSKINENKDEYNIKSKKYDQSGIKNRLNYSTNDQDNVNNYFFNKNENNFINKRNKMNQLFMSDEEYTINSDDYTEKAWDAISSLNKIGEKYESAYVEAEMLLLALLNDSPDGLAQRILKEAGIDTDLLSHDIDVYLKKQPKMPSGFGEQKILGRTLQTVLTTSKRLKREFNDEYISIEHLLLSIISEDSKFTRPWLLKYNVNYEKVKKAVEKIRGKKKVTSKTPEMTYQALEKYSRDLTALARAGKLDPVIGRDEEIRRAIQILSRRTKNNPILLGDPGVGKTAIVEGLAIKIVQGDVPDSLKGRKLVSLDMSSLIAGAKYRGDFEERLKSILKEIQDSEGQVVMFIDEIHTVVGAGAVAEGALDAGNILKPLLARGELRCIGATTVSEYRQFIEKDKALERRFQQILVDQPSVDETISILRGLKERYEVHHGVRILDSALVQAAILSDRYISYRFLPDKAIDLIDEAASNLKIQLSSKPIQLDNIEKQLIQLEMEKISILGDKQTASLINKSSSGNDDNNVSTDYTQSQNFIKKRISEKEINRLKTIDHIMNELRKEQKNILESWTSEKMYVDNIRAIKERIDVVKIEIEKAERYFDLNRAAELRFETLPDLEKQLKNAEENYVNDIPERNRMLKDEVTSEDIMNIVSISTGIRLNKLLKSEKEKILNLENELHKQIIGQDDAVKIVARAVQRSRVGMNNPKRPIASLMFLGPTGVGKTELSKVLADVLFDTPDAVIHFDMSEYMEKHSISKLIGAAPGYVGYEQGGLLTDAVRKKPYSIILFDEIEKAHPDVYNLLLRVIDEGKLSDTKGNVANFRNTIIIFTSNLGSQSILELANDPNKKEKIKEQVMKSVRETFRPEFYNRIDDHVIFDSLTKKELKEIANIEITKVANRLFDKNFKISIDDAVFSYIVDKAYDPSFGARPLKRVIQSEIETEIAIRILNETFVENDTIRVSLKDQKLHFSKG, from the coding sequence tagattAAATTATTCTACAAATGATCAAGATAATgtaaataactatttttttaataaaaatgaaaataattttattaataaaagaaataaaatgaatcaaTTATTTATGAGTGATGAAGAATATACAATAAATTCAGATGACTATACAGAAAAAGCATGGGATGCTATAAGttctttaaataaaattggagaaaaatatgaatctGCATATGTAGAAGCAGAGATGTTATTACTAGCTTTATTAAATGATTCACCAGATGGTTTGGCTCAAAGAATACTAAAAGAAGCTGGAATAGATACAGATTTATTATCACATGATATAGATGTGTATCTAAAAAAACAACCTAAAATGCCCAGTGGTTTTGGAGAACAAAAAATTTTAGGAAGAACATTACAAACTGTATTAACCACTAGTAAAAGACTAAAAAGGGAGTTTaatgatgaatatatatctatagaacatttattattaagtATAATTTCTGAAGATTCTAAATTTACAAGACCAtggttattaaaatataatgtaaattatgaaaaagtaaaaaaagcTGTTGAAAAAATTCgagggaaaaaaaaagttacaTCTAAAACTCCTGAAATGACATATCAAGCtttagaaaaatatagtCGAGATTTAACAGCTTTAGCTAGAGCTGGAAAATTAGATCCCGTTATAGGAAGAGATGAAGAAATCAGAAGAGCAATACAAATTTTATCTAGaagaacaaaaaataatccAATATTATTAGGAGATCCAGGTGTTGGTAAAACAGCAATAGTTGAGGGTTTGGCAATAAAAATTGTACAAGGAGATGTGCCTGATTCTTTAAAAGGAAGAAAATTAGTATCTTTAGATATGTCATCATTAATTGCTGGTGCAAAATATAGAGGTGATTTTGAAGAGAGGTTAAAATctattttaaaagaaattCAAGATTCAGAAGGACAGGTAGTTATGTTTATAGATGAGATACATACAGTTGTCGGTGCTGGTGCAGTAGCAGAAGGTGCATTAGATGCAggtaatatattaaaaccATTATTAGCAAGAGGAGAATTAAGATGTATCGGTGCAACTACTGTTAGTGAATATAGACAATTTATAGAAAAAGATAAAGCATTAGAAAGAAGATTTCAACAGATATTAGTAGATCAACCAAGTGTTGATGAAACCATAAGTATATTAAGAGGATTAAAAGAAAGATATGAGGTACATCATGGAGTTCGTATATTAGATTCAGCACTTGTACAAGCAGCAATATTATCTGATAGATACATAAGTTATCGATTTTTACCTGACAAAGCAATAGATCTTATTGATGAAGCTGCAtctaatttaaaaattcaatTATCTAGTAAACCAATACAATTagataatattgaaaaacaATTGATTCAATtagaaatggaaaaaatatctATTTTAGGAGATAAACAAACTGCtagtttaataaataaatcgaGTTCTggtaatgatgataataatgtttCTACAGATTATACACAAAGTcagaattttataaaaaaaagaataagtgaaaaagaaataaatagaTTAAAAACAATTGATCATATCATGAATGAACTAAgaaaagaacaaaaaaatattttagaatCATGGACTAGCGAAAAAATGTATGTAGATAATATAAGAGCTATTAAAGAAAGAATAGATGTAGTTAAAATCGAAATCGAAAAAGCAGAAagatattttgatttaaatagAGCTGCTGAATTGAGATTTGAAACATTACCTGATTTAGagaaacaattaaaaaatgctgAAGAAAATTATGTAAATGATATACCTGAAAGAAATCGAATGTTAAAAGATGAAGTTACTAGTGAAGATATTATGAATATAGTTAGTATATCTACAGGTATTCgattaaataaattgttaaaatcagaaaaagaaaaaattttaaatctaGAAAATGAATTacataaacaaattattggTCAAGATGATGCAGTAAAGATTGTTGCAAGAGCAGTTCAAAGATCAAGAGTTGGTATGAATAATCCTAAAAGACCAATAGCATCTCTTATGTTTTTAGGTCCTACAGGTGTAGGAAAAACAGAGTTATCAAAGGTTTTAGCAGATGTACTATTTGATACGCCAGATGCTGTTATACATTTTGATATGTCAGAATACATGGAAAAACATTCAATAAGTAAATTAATAGGTGCGGCACCTGGATATGTTGGATATGAACAAGGGGGATTACTTACAGATGCAGTTAGAAAAAAACCGtattctattatactttttgaTGAAATAGAAAAGGCTCATCCAgatgtatataatttgttgTTACGTGTTATAGATGAAGGTAAATTATCAGATACTAAAGGAAATGTTGCAAATTTTCGAaacactattattattttcacgTCAAATTTAGGTAGCCAAAGTATATTAGAATTAGCAAATGAtccaaataaaaaagaaaaaattaaagaacaAGTTATGAAATCTGTTAGAGAAACATTTAGACCCGAATTTTACAACCGAATCGATGATCATGTTATTTTTGATAGTCtaacaaaaaaagaattaaaagaaatagcAAATATAGAAATTACTAAAGTTGCCAATAGATTATTTGacaaaaattttaaaataagtATAGATGATGCtgttttttcatatattgtTGATAAAGCATATGATCCTTCTTTTGGTGCTAGACCATTAAAACGAGTTATTCAATCTGAAATAGAAACAGAAATTGCTATTAGAATCTTAAATGAAACTTTTGTAGAAAATGACACAATTCGAGTCTCTCTCAAAGATCAAAAATTGCATTTTTCGAAAGGATAA
- a CDS encoding small heat shock protein HSP20, putative: MSCLCAGCGDKGEIKITPDHRINIKEKQSVPKNKNTLVNPNTVLEIMPDKHLKKQITFRPKVDIMYDSESCHAILVLDIPGFKIDDIDVEIGEGMLTIAGPRSQTELFETYGDNLVLHAKEREVGYFKRIFKLPHNILDDTAHAVYKNGILEIKMECKQFSYMHKVEINEA, translated from the exons ATGAGTTGCTTATGTGCAGGATGTGGTGATAAGGGGGAAATCAAAATAACTCCTGATCATAGAATAAATATA AAAGAAAAACAGTCTGTtcccaaaaataaaaacaccCTAGTTAACCCCAACACTGTTTTAGAAATCATGCCTGATAAACAtttgaaaaaacaaataacaTTTAGACCAAAAGTTGATATAATGTATGATTCCGAATCATGTCATGCTATTCTAGTTTTAGATATACCAGGATTTAAAATTGATGATATTGATGTAGAGATAGGAGAAGGAATGTTAACCATCGCAGGTCCAAGATCTCAAACCGAGTTATTTGAAACATATGGAGATAATCTTGTTTTACATGCTAAAGAAAGAGAAGTCGGTTATTTCAAAAGAATTTTCAAATTGCCTCACAATATCCTTGATGACACTGCCCATGCAGTATACAAAAATG GAATCCTTGAAATAAAGATGGAATGCAAACAATTCTCATACATGCATAAAGTAGAAATAAATGAAGCATAA